Genomic window (Arthrobacter sp. StoSoilA2):
GCAGGGCTTCGAGGACTTCACCGTCGGGACCTACAAGGCTATCCAGGGCAGCGGACTCTTCATCGGTTCCGATGGAGATGTAGGTACGACCGTTCCGGACCTCAATGTCAATGTCGCCATCAATGTCAGCGATATCAAGAAGTTCCTCGAGGTAGTCGGCAGCAATGTCGCCTTCCTCTTCCAGGCGGCTGGCTGTCTTGGACAGCGACTCTTCCTGGGTGTCGTCCTGTTCCTCAGTCTCGGCGGCAGTTACATCTTCAGTGCTCTCAGCAGACATTACTTCTTCTTCCTGTTCTTACGTTGTGGCTGGACGCGCTGGGCCCTGATCTCGGCCGCAGCAGCAGCCGCGGCAGCCTCGGCGTCGTCGTCGTCCTTCTTCTTGCCACCCAGCAGCGGAGGCAGGCCCTTCGCGGCGCGGCGCTCTTCCAGTGCCTTCGCGGCGGGCGAGCCAGGTGTGGGCATGCGGCGGATAACGAAGAATTGCTGTCCCATGGTCCAGAGGTTGGTGGTGGTCCAGTAGATCAGGACACCGATGGGGAAGTTGATGCCACCGATACCGAATACGAGCGGCAGGATGTAGAGCATCATCTTCTGCTGCCGCATGAACGGGCTGGCCAGAGCTTCCTCGG
Coding sequences:
- a CDS encoding R3H domain-containing nucleic acid-binding protein, encoding MSAESTEDVTAAETEEQDDTQEESLSKTASRLEEEGDIAADYLEELLDIADIDGDIDIEVRNGRTYISIGTDEESAALDSLVGPDGEVLEALQELTRLSVLSATESRSRLVLDINGYRKERASVLQQIAEDAVAKVKESGGTVALEPMSAYERKIVHDAVADLGFVSESEGEGAGRHIVVSAD